The proteins below come from a single Chryseobacterium capnotolerans genomic window:
- a CDS encoding 3,4-dihydroxy-2-butanone-4-phosphate synthase, with product MENMLKIFGADSKTRVENAIEDLQVGKGVLLIDNEDRENEGDLIFSAEHMNEEDMIQMIRYCSGVVCLCLTHEKADE from the coding sequence ATGGAAAATATGTTAAAAATATTTGGCGCAGATTCCAAAACAAGAGTTGAAAATGCAATAGAAGACCTACAAGTTGGCAAAGGTGTTTTGCTAATTGACAATGAAGACAGAGAGAATGAAGGTGATCTTATTTTCTCCGCAGAACACATGAATGAAGAAGATATGATCCAGATGATCCGGTATTGCAGCGGTGTAGTCTGCCTTTGTCTTACCCATGAAAAAGCTGATGAATGA
- a CDS encoding 3,4-dihydroxy-2-butanone-4-phosphate synthase, producing MKKLMNDDGTMSRFPQIVVFALKHDLMVLSIQDIIEYRQMHTSDNLLAENVLQ from the coding sequence ATGAAAAAGCTGATGAATGATGACGGAACCATGTCCAGGTTTCCACAGATTGTAGTATTTGCATTAAAGCATGATTTAATGGTTTTATCCATACAAGATATCATCGAATACAGACAAATGCACACTTCGGATAACTTATTAGCAGAAAATGTTTTACAATAA
- a CDS encoding siderophore-interacting protein — translation MNSTETKKIRSVFHVKHKEYITPHFIRVTFNINDNQAEMLTNVKSGSNNKIFIPADETDTQGIVRTYTNRKIHLENRELSIDFVAHGDNGPASAWALNVQEGDFLGIGMKESTRPLVPEADAYLLVGDATALPVICAIVEQLPEGVNVKVLMETFGKDDEILSCSAANVDIEWLYNPTPEKGSQLAEAAKQFKFPEDEQRKYVYVAAEYSTVKELRDYFKADATLDSRALHAVSYWKAGESEDQAGLHKKQSS, via the coding sequence ATGAATTCAACCGAAACAAAAAAAATACGCTCAGTGTTTCATGTGAAACATAAAGAGTATATTACCCCCCATTTTATCAGGGTTACTTTCAATATTAATGACAATCAGGCAGAAATGCTCACTAATGTAAAATCTGGTTCAAATAACAAGATATTTATCCCTGCAGATGAAACAGATACACAGGGAATTGTAAGAACCTATACCAACCGAAAAATTCATCTTGAAAACAGAGAACTGAGCATTGATTTTGTAGCACACGGGGACAACGGACCTGCATCAGCATGGGCGTTAAACGTACAGGAAGGAGATTTTTTAGGCATAGGAATGAAAGAAAGTACAAGACCTTTAGTTCCTGAAGCAGATGCTTATCTGTTGGTAGGTGATGCCACTGCCCTACCTGTTATCTGCGCAATTGTAGAACAGCTGCCTGAAGGAGTAAATGTTAAAGTATTGATGGAAACATTCGGAAAAGACGATGAAATACTTTCCTGCTCTGCAGCCAATGTAGATATTGAATGGCTTTACAATCCGACACCGGAAAAAGGAAGCCAACTTGCAGAAGCGGCCAAACAGTTTAAATTTCCTGAAGATGAGCAAAGAAAATATGTGTATGTCGCTGCGGAATATTCTACGGTAAAAGAACTTCGTGATTATTTCAAAGCTGATGCAACTCTTGATTCCCGCGCTCTGCATGCTGTATCTTACTGGAAGGCTGGTGAATCGGAAGACCAAGCTGGATTACATAAAAAACAATCATCATAG
- a CDS encoding universal stress protein: MKLLLVRNNTAILNASLANTSIEDDDSMEKQMAKIKQVTEKFSLVEHSTTILNGDPQEQIIQFMADNSADLLIVGTHGRTGLDHLISGSTAEYIIRHSTTPVLVLPYNHEKH, from the coding sequence GTGAAGCTGCTACTCGTAAGGAATAATACAGCTATTCTGAATGCCTCACTAGCCAATACTTCGATAGAAGATGATGACTCGATGGAAAAGCAAATGGCTAAAATTAAACAGGTTACCGAAAAATTTAGTTTGGTAGAACATTCAACGACAATTCTTAATGGTGATCCGCAGGAACAAATCATTCAGTTTATGGCTGACAACAGTGCAGACCTATTAATTGTAGGCACCCATGGAAGAACCGGATTAGATCATCTCATCAGTGGCAGTACCGCAGAATACATCATCCGCCACTCTACTACTCCGGTATTGGTCCTTCCCTACAACCACGAAAAACACTAA
- a CDS encoding Crp/Fnr family transcriptional regulator: MAVPQNTSSATLLLRYWSFPTTTKNTKSYITGEGSEEYIQALESSELLYIYFRDFQSLLSRVPGWEKFYIYYLENAYVNNTRHLMSFLTMDATERYKQLLEQNPAVVQRLSNRMVANYLGISQESLSRLKGRLYK; the protein is encoded by the coding sequence GTGGCAGTACCGCAGAATACATCATCCGCCACTCTACTACTCCGGTATTGGTCCTTCCCTACAACCACGAAAAACACTAAATCTTATATTACCGGTGAAGGCTCTGAAGAGTATATTCAGGCGTTGGAAAGTTCTGAGCTTCTTTATATTTATTTCAGAGATTTTCAAAGCCTTTTAAGCAGGGTTCCGGGTTGGGAAAAGTTTTACATCTACTATCTGGAAAACGCTTATGTGAATAATACCCGGCATCTGATGAGCTTTTTAACCATGGATGCCACGGAAAGATATAAACAGCTTCTGGAACAGAATCCAGCCGTAGTACAAAGGCTTTCTAACAGAATGGTGGCCAATTATCTGGGCATTTCGCAGGAATCTTTAAGCAGACTGAAAGGAAGACTCTACAAATAA
- a CDS encoding T9SS type A sorting domain-containing protein, whose product MKTKLIFLTFLLFSLLNIKAQCNPVITSPRLGAMFADKILFCENEDEILSTTETYSTYQWYKQEWTWQSPNNNPWEAIPGATSQQLTINGNDQLYYFKVAVTQGDCAAESGAVMADGYVYGLPAMMSTFVPGTYEIVDGGIVHVCNEAPVKFDNVFPVVYGPHTWFKCVPTTTAPFTGDPCVIPNVTGDTYTASEPGEYGFYACTEYCPTQCQMLDPFAFVKLEYSNWKFCGNLGTGEVKHKENTLNIYPNPTAQFLYIGKESEEYKEVTIMDMSGKLVLQKKDHQYKQGIDVSHLVPGNYIIVSKSTKGEVYRNKFIKK is encoded by the coding sequence ATGAAAACAAAACTGATTTTTTTAACATTTTTATTGTTTAGCCTTCTGAATATAAAAGCGCAGTGTAATCCTGTCATTACCAGCCCAAGATTAGGGGCAATGTTCGCAGATAAGATCCTGTTCTGTGAAAATGAAGATGAAATACTGTCCACTACAGAAACTTATTCTACTTATCAGTGGTATAAACAGGAATGGACCTGGCAAAGCCCTAATAATAATCCTTGGGAAGCAATTCCAGGGGCTACCTCACAACAATTGACCATTAATGGAAATGACCAGTTGTATTATTTTAAGGTAGCCGTTACACAAGGTGATTGTGCCGCGGAAAGTGGTGCAGTGATGGCAGATGGATATGTGTATGGCTTACCTGCGATGATGTCCACTTTTGTTCCGGGAACTTATGAGATTGTAGATGGTGGAATAGTGCATGTATGCAATGAGGCTCCAGTGAAGTTTGATAATGTATTTCCCGTAGTATATGGTCCTCATACATGGTTCAAATGTGTTCCGACAACTACGGCTCCTTTTACCGGGGATCCTTGCGTGATTCCTAATGTGACGGGAGATACCTATACTGCTTCTGAACCAGGAGAATATGGTTTCTATGCCTGTACGGAATATTGTCCTACTCAGTGCCAAATGTTAGACCCCTTTGCTTTCGTAAAACTAGAGTATAGTAATTGGAAGTTTTGTGGAAACTTAGGAACAGGAGAAGTGAAGCATAAAGAAAATACATTAAATATCTACCCGAATCCTACGGCACAATTCCTTTATATCGGAAAAGAATCTGAGGAGTATAAAGAAGTTACTATTATGGATATGTCCGGAAAACTGGTTCTTCAGAAAAAGGACCATCAATACAAACAAGGTATTGATGTAAGCCATTTAGTTCCCGGAAATTATATCATCGTTTCCAAAAGCACCAAAGGAGAGGTCTATAGAAATAAATTTATAAAGAAATAA
- a CDS encoding outer membrane beta-barrel protein, which produces MKMRFREGLWDDIRDELFSGGRENKPITGFIPSIDTENREEKVKDINAGSKSWLYRIGGIAAAAVLIFMMMKIVPEENQNKHSQNPLDFNKNTDTNLPLNNIEQEKSGKIWKNSKADISLEQNDFNTIGHFAKNIKQAKSEKTGGKESGNDEKVQDVMQADQLEQPILIPDESKTKEKPLVNDKVKNEEGEKKVNEVEQELPEKYADNTKTKHIKSKSEKKWMLSMLTGNASSNSAEQQFHGYASVSGKPLNFEQVWSASEYINDPLTQILLANQSKPVEARIRHKVPVTFGLSVYYNLGKRWGVGTGINYTKLASELHSGSDDNYIKGEQKVHYVGIPVQVNYNVIQKGRFTGYITGGALVEKPISGSITTSYVVNDEVKEISEEKLDHKPLSFSVNTAVGLQMKLVNRLGVYAEPGIGYHFKDENSPNTIYKENPLHFNVKFGIRLLID; this is translated from the coding sequence ATGAAGATGAGGTTCCGGGAAGGATTGTGGGATGACATCAGGGATGAATTATTCTCAGGAGGCAGGGAAAATAAACCTATTACGGGCTTTATTCCTTCAATTGATACTGAAAATAGAGAAGAAAAGGTAAAAGATATAAATGCGGGAAGCAAATCCTGGTTGTACCGTATTGGTGGTATTGCTGCGGCGGCTGTTTTGATCTTTATGATGATGAAAATAGTGCCGGAAGAGAATCAGAATAAGCATTCACAGAATCCGTTAGATTTTAACAAAAATACAGATACAAATCTGCCTTTGAACAATATAGAACAAGAAAAGAGTGGAAAGATTTGGAAAAACTCAAAGGCAGATATTTCTTTAGAACAGAATGATTTTAATACAATAGGTCATTTTGCTAAAAATATAAAACAGGCAAAGTCTGAAAAGACAGGGGGAAAAGAATCCGGAAATGATGAAAAAGTTCAGGATGTTATGCAAGCAGATCAATTAGAGCAGCCGATCTTGATTCCAGATGAAAGTAAAACCAAAGAAAAGCCTTTGGTGAATGATAAAGTAAAGAATGAAGAAGGGGAGAAGAAAGTAAATGAAGTGGAACAAGAGCTGCCGGAAAAATATGCGGATAATACTAAGACGAAGCATATAAAGTCTAAATCGGAAAAGAAATGGATGCTAAGTATGCTTACGGGGAATGCCTCTTCCAATTCTGCAGAACAACAATTCCATGGTTACGCGTCTGTGAGTGGCAAGCCGTTGAATTTTGAACAGGTATGGAGCGCTTCCGAATATATAAATGATCCTCTGACGCAAATATTATTAGCTAATCAAAGTAAGCCGGTAGAAGCAAGGATCAGGCATAAAGTACCGGTAACATTTGGACTGTCGGTATACTATAATCTAGGCAAAAGATGGGGCGTAGGAACAGGAATAAATTATACAAAACTTGCTTCTGAGCTTCATTCAGGAAGTGATGATAATTATATTAAAGGAGAGCAGAAGGTTCACTATGTCGGAATTCCTGTTCAGGTTAACTATAATGTTATACAGAAAGGAAGATTTACAGGATATATTACAGGAGGAGCTTTGGTAGAAAAGCCCATATCAGGAAGTATTACAACGAGTTATGTAGTAAATGATGAAGTAAAAGAAATTTCAGAGGAAAAATTGGATCATAAACCACTGTCGTTTTCAGTAAATACGGCAGTAGGACTTCAGATGAAGTTGGTCAATAGGTTAGGGGTTTATGCGGAACCGGGAATTGGATATCATTTTAAGGATGAAAACTCTCCTAACACGATTTATAAGGAAAACCCCCTGCATTTTAATGTAAAATTCGGGATCAGATTGTTGATTGATTAA
- a CDS encoding RNA polymerase sigma factor encodes MGESKEQILVNRLLEKEEAAWKELFGAYSGNLTYVCSRYIAEKEDVHDVLQNSFVKMFRSIEAFEYRGEGSLRAWITRITVNESLKYIRQKGDFKSSVEVEDLPDLPNEEEPDFEEIPKEDIMRLIQSLPDGYRTVFNLYVFEKKSHKEIASLLGIGENSSASQFHRAKGLLVQKIKEFKMSKKAQYE; translated from the coding sequence ATGGGAGAAAGTAAAGAACAGATTTTGGTAAACCGCCTTCTGGAGAAGGAGGAAGCCGCCTGGAAAGAGCTTTTTGGAGCTTATTCAGGGAATCTGACCTATGTGTGTTCACGATATATTGCAGAAAAAGAAGATGTGCATGATGTACTTCAGAATAGTTTTGTTAAGATGTTTCGTTCTATAGAAGCATTTGAATACAGGGGAGAAGGCTCTCTTAGAGCATGGATTACCCGTATTACAGTAAATGAGTCTCTGAAGTATATCAGGCAGAAGGGAGACTTTAAGTCTTCCGTTGAAGTAGAAGATCTGCCCGATCTTCCGAATGAAGAAGAACCTGATTTTGAGGAGATCCCGAAAGAAGATATTATGAGATTAATTCAGTCTCTTCCAGATGGGTATAGAACTGTTTTTAACTTATATGTCTTCGAAAAGAAAAGTCATAAGGAAATTGCATCACTGCTGGGTATTGGAGAAAATTCTTCAGCATCACAGTTTCATCGTGCAAAAGGGCTGCTGGTTCAGAAAATAAAGGAATTTAAAATGTCAAAAAAAGCACAGTATGAATAA
- a CDS encoding DUF4840 domain-containing protein — MKKFTVSQFLTAILIVLTGVTLYSCSVDSPEIIPVKLEDINGNYKGRLITIQGESKTEKIKNFKAKKDTIMFSEFPVEEIVKTVVKDPVKAEEAIKALGKVKYEIKYTASINTVNNVIELSLAPKPMELLIPVDGKTKKTEVTLNAKQKGFYVGMDGSLRFALTAEKITVDGTVLAPYEAINYNFPFCVKY; from the coding sequence ATGAAAAAATTTACAGTATCTCAATTTTTAACAGCTATTCTAATTGTATTAACAGGGGTTACTTTGTATTCGTGTAGTGTGGACAGTCCGGAAATTATCCCGGTAAAACTGGAAGATATAAATGGAAATTATAAAGGAAGACTCATTACTATACAGGGAGAAAGCAAAACGGAAAAAATAAAGAATTTTAAAGCAAAAAAAGATACGATTATGTTTTCAGAATTTCCAGTGGAAGAGATTGTGAAAACAGTAGTAAAAGACCCGGTAAAAGCAGAAGAGGCTATTAAAGCATTAGGAAAGGTAAAGTATGAAATTAAATATACCGCTTCTATCAATACAGTGAACAATGTAATCGAGCTATCTCTAGCTCCCAAACCTATGGAGCTGCTGATTCCTGTAGATGGGAAGACTAAAAAGACAGAAGTGACATTGAATGCTAAGCAGAAAGGGTTTTATGTAGGGATGGATGGTTCATTGCGATTTGCTTTGACTGCTGAGAAAATTACCGTAGACGGTACAGTACTTGCCCCTTATGAAGCGATTAATTATAATTTTCCGTTCTGTGTAAAATATTAA
- a CDS encoding efflux transporter outer membrane subunit: MRIFNIKNFLISGAMASILVSCAVGKPYARTDLQMPEIYKESVQVTGDTVVLPWKTFFKDPKLIGLIDKALARNNEVNVALKNIEQLDLMYKQAKLSLLPTLDLSAGANRSWASKNTLNGSLNEQFVGTTHMDDFSANLRLSWEVDIWGKAKMQKESAAAEYFAQKENLNAVKSRIIVQVAQAYYNLISLDEQMKIAEQNIELSNNTLKMMDLQFKAGQINSLAVQQSEAQKKTAELLIPLAKQNISIQENALSILCGEYPAKIERSGDLKMMIPGNKLSEGLPAQLLSRRPDLKMAEFNVISLNSKTGLAKAAMYPSISLSPQIGVNSNKFSSWFDVPGSITKAVAANLAAPIFQKKQLKTAYETALIEQEKAAINFKQSVMTAVGEVSDAMAKTQGTSERLQLLEQRTAILDKGIGDALKLYKSGMATYLEVITAQNNKLQNDLEAINVTLERLNAEVDLYRALGGGIE, encoded by the coding sequence ATGAGAATATTTAATATAAAGAATTTCCTTATTTCAGGCGCAATGGCATCAATACTGGTGTCCTGCGCCGTGGGGAAACCTTATGCAAGAACAGATCTTCAGATGCCGGAAATTTACAAAGAATCTGTGCAGGTAACAGGAGATACCGTAGTGCTTCCATGGAAGACGTTCTTTAAGGATCCTAAGCTGATCGGCTTAATAGACAAAGCACTGGCTAGGAATAATGAAGTAAATGTTGCACTGAAAAATATAGAACAGCTTGATTTGATGTACAAGCAAGCTAAGTTATCCCTTCTTCCAACACTCGATCTTAGTGCCGGAGCAAACAGAAGCTGGGCTTCCAAAAATACGCTTAACGGATCATTGAATGAGCAGTTTGTAGGAACCACCCATATGGATGACTTCAGTGCCAATCTGAGACTTTCATGGGAAGTTGATATCTGGGGGAAAGCGAAGATGCAGAAAGAATCGGCAGCAGCAGAATACTTTGCCCAGAAAGAAAATTTAAATGCTGTAAAAAGCAGAATCATTGTTCAGGTAGCCCAGGCTTATTATAATTTGATAAGTTTAGATGAGCAGATGAAAATTGCAGAACAGAATATTGAGCTAAGCAATAATACTCTTAAAATGATGGATCTTCAGTTTAAGGCAGGGCAGATCAATTCATTGGCGGTACAGCAGTCGGAAGCACAGAAGAAAACGGCTGAACTCCTGATTCCTCTGGCCAAGCAGAATATATCCATTCAGGAAAATGCTTTGAGTATCCTTTGTGGTGAATATCCGGCGAAGATTGAAAGATCTGGAGACCTGAAAATGATGATTCCAGGAAATAAACTTTCAGAAGGACTTCCGGCACAGTTGTTAAGCCGAAGACCGGATCTTAAGATGGCGGAGTTCAATGTTATCAGTCTGAATTCAAAAACAGGATTGGCAAAAGCGGCGATGTATCCAAGTATCAGCCTGAGTCCGCAGATTGGAGTAAATTCAAATAAATTCAGTTCATGGTTTGATGTTCCGGGTTCTATTACTAAAGCAGTGGCAGCAAACCTGGCGGCACCTATTTTTCAGAAGAAACAATTGAAAACAGCTTATGAAACGGCATTAATTGAGCAGGAAAAAGCAGCAATCAATTTTAAACAGTCGGTGATGACAGCGGTTGGTGAAGTTTCTGATGCCATGGCTAAAACTCAAGGGACTTCTGAGAGGCTGCAGCTTTTAGAGCAGAGAACCGCCATTCTTGATAAAGGAATTGGGGATGCTTTGAAACTGTATAAAAGTGGAATGGCAACTTATCTTGAGGTGATTACAGCCCAGAATAATAAGCTTCAGAATGATCTGGAAGCAATCAACGTAACGTTGGAAAGATTAAATGCTGAGGTAGATCTATATCGTGCACTAGGTGGAGGTATAGAGTAG